A single window of Phaenicophaeus curvirostris isolate KB17595 chromosome 24, BPBGC_Pcur_1.0, whole genome shotgun sequence DNA harbors:
- the TFEB gene encoding transcription factor EB, translating into MASRIGLRMELMKQQAQQEAERERMQQQMMMNYMQQQRMPVASTPAINTPVHYQSPPPVPGEVLKVQSYLENPTTYHLQKSRDKKVQAYLSETYGNKFAAHVSPVSHSPKPPPAASPGVRPSHVMSSSAGNSAPNSPMAMLNIGSNPEREFDEVIDDIMRLDDVLGYMNPEVQMPNTLPMSSSHMNVYSGDPQVTASLVGVTSSSCPADLTQKRELTDAESRALAKERQKKDNHNLIERRRRFNINDRIKELGMLIPKANDLDVRWNKGTILKASVDYIKRMQKDLQRSRDLENHSRRLEMTNKQLLLRIQELEMQARVHGLPTSSPSGVNVAELAQQVVKQEAGGDEGTLEPLLPPPDPESQPQPALPPPPQSPYHQLDFTHSLSFDDGSQGFPDSLEPCHSASFPSLSKKELDLMLMQDTMLPLASDPLFSAMSPEASKASSRRSSFSMEDADML; encoded by the exons ATGGCGTCCCGCATCGGCCTGCGGATGGAGCTGATGAAGCAGCAAGCACAGCAGGAGGCGGAGAGGGAGCGCATGCAGCAGCAGATGATGATGAACTACATGCAACAGCAGCGGATGCCGGTGGCCTCCACCCCGGCCATCAACACCCCCGTTCACTACCAGTCTCCACCACCCGTGCCTGGAGAGGTCCTCAAG GTCCAGTCCTACCTGGAGAACCCCACCACGTACCACCTGCAGAAGTCGCGGGACAAGAAGGTTCAGGCTTATCTCTCCGAAACCTACGGGAACAAGTTTGCTGCCCACGTCAGCCCCGTCAGCCACTCTCCCAAACCACCCCCTGCTGCCTCCCCTGGTGTCCGACCCAGCCACGTCATGTCCTCCTCGGCAGGCAACAGCGCTCCCAACAGCCCCATGGCCATGCTCAACATCGGCTCCAACCCTGAGCGGGAG TTTGATGAGGTCATCGATGACATCATGCGCCTGGATGACGTCTTGGGTTATATGAATCCCGAAGTCCAGATGCCCAACACG ctgcCGATGTCCAGCAGTCACATGAATGTCTATAGCGGGGACCCCCAGGTGACGGCCTCACTTGTaggtgtcaccagcagctcctgccctgctgACCTCACCCAGAAGAGAGAGCTGACAG ATGCTGAGAGCAGAGCCCTGGCTAAAGAGCGCCAGAAGAAAGACAATCACAACCTGA TCGAGAGACGGCGAAGGTTTAACATCAATGACCGCATCAAAGAGTTGGGGATGCTGATACCCAAGGCCAATGACCT AGACGTGCGCTGGAACAAAGGGACAATCCTGAAGGCGTCTGTGGACTACATCAAGAGGATGCAGAAGGACTTGCAGAGGTCACGAGACCTGGAGAATCATTCACGGCGTCTGGAGATGACGAATAAGCAGCTACTGCTGCGCATTCAG GAGCTGGAGATGCAGGCGCGTGTCCACGGGCTGCCCACTTCTTCGCCCTCGGGTGTCAACGTGGCTGAGCTGGCTCAACAGGTGGTCAAGCAAGAAGCCGGTGGGGACGAGGGAACGCTGGAGCCGCTGCTGCCACCCCCAGACCCTGAATCGCAGCCGCAGCCGGCCCTGCCTCCACCACCCCAGTCCCCCTACCACCAGCTGGACTTTACTCACAGCCTGAGCTTCGATGATGGCTCCCAGGGCTTCCCAGACAGCCTGGAGCCCTGCCACAGCGCTTCCTTCCCATCCCTATCCAAGaaggagctggacttgatgcTGATGCAGGACACCATGCTGCCCCTGGCCTCTGATCCCTTGTTCTCAGCCATGTCCCCGGAGGCTTCCAAGGCCAGCAGTCGCCGGAGCAGCTTCAGCATGGAAGATGCAGACATGCTGTGA
- the LOC138730745 gene encoding pepsin B-like, whose protein sequence is MQWLVLALLCLRLGEGSVRIPLKQGKSMLELMKQKGIPESFQKDLRGDPGRKYLLTDAVAYEPLTNYLDTFYFGEISIGNPPQNFMVIFDTGSANLWVPSTYCRSPACANHARFNPKLSSNFSSIDVTYTLSYGLGDVSVVLGYDTVTIQNIVVKNQEFGLSLEEPTQPFYYLEFDGILGMSYPGVGLRGYNTLLENMLLQNQLTEPIFSFYYSRNPTYDYGGEVILGGIDPELYYGEILWAPVVQELYWKIAIEEFSIGSSATGWCRQGCHGILDTGTFLLTIPQQFISTLQWELGAHEIDYEYVVDCNNIPSMPTLYFAISGTQLPLPPSVYVLKKNGFCTLGIETTYVPSDSGQPLWILGNIFLRQYYSIFDMANNRVGLALSA, encoded by the exons ATGCAGTGGTTGGTGCTGGCCCTGCTCTGCCTCCGGCTCGGGGAGGGGAGTGTGAG GATCcccctaaagcaaggcaagtccaTGTTGGAGCTGATGAAACAGAAGGGGATACCGGAGAGCTTCCAGAAGGACCTCAGAGGGGATCCCGGTAGGAAGTACCTGCTCACAGACGCTGTGGCTTACGAACCGCTAACAAACTACCTGGAT ACCTTCTACTTTGGGGAGATCAGCATCGGGAACCCTCCACAAAATTTCATGGTGATCTTTGACACCGGCTCTGCCAACCTGTGGGTGCCCTCCACGTACTGCCGGTCTCCAGCCTGTG CGAATCATGCCAGGTTCAACCCCAAACTGTCATCCAACTTCTCGAGCATCGATGTGACCTACACCCTGAGCTATGGGCTCGGTGACGTGTCAGTGGTGTTAGGGTACGATACCGTGACA ATCCAGAACATAGTCGTCAAAAACCAGGAGTTTGGCCTGAGCCTGGAGGAGCCCACCCAACCCTTCTACTACCTGGAATTCGATGGGATTTTGGGCATGTCTTACCCAGGCGTTGGCCTCAGAGGTTACAACACGCTGCTGGAGAACATGCTACTACAGAACCAGCTCACTGAACCCATCTTCAGCTTCTATTACTCACG CAACCCAACATATGATTATGGCGGGGAAGTCATCCTTGGAGGGATTGACCCTGAGCTGTACTACGGGGAGATTTTATGGGCTCCTGTGGTCCAGGAATTGTACTGGAAGATTGCTATTGAGGA GTTCTCCATTGGCTCATCAGCCACCGGCTGGTGCCGTCAAGGTTGTCATGGCATTTTGGACACTGGGACGTTCCTGCTGACCATCCCACAACAATTCATATCAACCTTACAGTGGGAACTGGGTGCACACGAGATTGACTACGAG TATGTCGTTGACTGCAACAACATCCCGAGCATGCCTACCCTCTACTTTGCCATCAGTGGAACCCAGCTACCGCTCCCTCCCTCTGTCTACGTCTTAAAG AAAAATGGCTTCTGCACCCTTGGGATCGAGACCACGTATGTGCCCTCTGACAGTGGCCAGCCCCTCTGGATCCTCGGGAACATCTTCCTCCGGCAGTATTATTCCATCTTTGACATGGCCAACAACAGGGTTGGCTTAGCCCTATCAGCCTAG